A single window of Nocardia sp. NBC_01327 DNA harbors:
- a CDS encoding polyprenol monophosphomannose synthase encodes MPTYNERENLPVAVERLTALPVADLHVLVVDDNSPDGTGEVADKLAVDLPNVVSVLHRTEKDGLGRAYIAGITRALDEGADVVIQMDADLSHPAEVIPAMLEKLETTDAGVVLGSRYVPGGSTADEWKWHRKALSAWANFYVNLLLRLGVKDATAGFKAWKADTLRAIDVASIKSNGYSFQVEMNYRTVKKGIAIAEVPIRFEERTKGASKMSLKVQLESALMPWKLLFGKQV; translated from the coding sequence GTGCCGACCTACAACGAGCGGGAGAACCTGCCGGTGGCGGTGGAGCGGCTGACCGCGCTACCGGTGGCCGACCTGCATGTGCTGGTTGTGGACGACAATTCGCCGGACGGCACGGGCGAGGTGGCCGACAAGCTGGCCGTCGACCTGCCGAATGTGGTGAGCGTGCTGCATCGCACCGAGAAGGACGGCCTGGGGAGGGCCTACATCGCGGGCATCACCCGGGCGCTCGACGAGGGTGCGGATGTGGTCATCCAGATGGATGCCGATCTCTCGCATCCGGCCGAGGTGATTCCGGCCATGCTGGAGAAGCTGGAGACCACGGACGCGGGCGTGGTGCTCGGATCCCGGTATGTCCCCGGCGGTTCCACGGCCGACGAGTGGAAGTGGCACCGCAAGGCGCTCTCCGCGTGGGCCAACTTCTACGTGAATCTGCTGCTGCGGCTCGGGGTGAAGGATGCCACCGCCGGATTCAAGGCGTGGAAGGCCGATACGCTGCGCGCCATCGATGTGGCCTCCATCAAGAGCAACGGATACTCGTTCCAGGTGGAGATGAACTACCGGACCGTCAAGAAGGGCATCGCGATCGCGGAGGTGCCGATCCGGTTCGAGGAGCGCACCAAGGGCGCGTCCAAGATGAGCCTGAAGGTCCAGCTGGAATCGGCCCTGATGCCCTGGAAGCTGTTGTTCGGCAAGCAGGTCTAG